In the genome of Candidatus Thermoplasmatota archaeon, the window ATAACAGTTGTGACAGATCCACATGATGGGAGATCTATTGGTATACCAGCCCCTAGTGCAAAGGGGGATATTATTTTGGTGTCACATGACCATTATGATCACAATAGTGTGAAATCTGTTGAGAAAGATGATTCAAAGGTTATAACTGATGAGCGCAAACGGAATATAGCAAATGTTCAGATAGAGGGGATATCGGTTTTTCATGATGAATCACATGGTATGAAACGTGGTAAAAATATCATCTATAAATTTACAGTAGATGGAATAAATTTTTGCCACCTAGGTGATCTAGGACATAAACTTGATGAAGAAACATTGAACAAAATCGGTCAAGTTGACATACTTTTCATACCAGTTGGTGGAACTTTTACAATCGACGCAGAAAAAGCATGGGATACTATAGATAAAATAAAACCAAAAATAGCTATACCTATGCACTACAAGATAGGGGGTTTGTCCTTACCAATCGCAGGCTTAGATCACTTTTTGGATAAAAGTAAATACAGGGTACTAAAAGTTGGCAATGAGATAGATATAGAGAAAGAGGATTTACCATCTGAACCAGAGATTTGGACATTCACACTATAAACTATTAACTATTTTTTAGTTCCTCTGGTGAAACGTAGTCCCCATATTTTTTTCTTGTTTCCTCAAGTCTTTCTTTTTGTTCATCTAAAACTTTGAATAATATTTTTGGTGTATCCAACACCCTTGTTTTATATATGTTTGTAATCCTGTCTATTTTCGCTAGGTTCTCTGGTATCCTCAGTGTGAACTGTTTTATGTAATCTTCTTTTGTGTAGTTTTTGTTTAAAACTTTTTTGAATAAAATTTTAAGGTCTTTGTACTCGGGTATTAAACCAGTTGGTGTTTTTATCGCATCTGCCTCGTTGTTTACACGTAGCTCCATCCATTTAAGCCAGATGTGTTTGTCGTTTTTGTGGTTGAGGAATTTACCGTCTTTGTCGCGTATAAAATAGTTAACAGAAAAGATCCTAGGCGGGTTTTTAACACCTGCACCAAAATTTAGGTTATCCTCTATGTATCTCCCGATTGGTATCGACAAAAAATCCAGGTTTGACATCGGGTTGAAAACCCGCACTCCCTCTTTGCCTAGTGTGGCTGCTGTTGTCTCAGATTCAAGACATGCACCTTTTGTGATGATGCCATGGGTCCAGTCAAAAGCCTCCTCAACAGGTACTGATGTATCTGAGTCACGTCCACCGTATATGAAACCACTTACTAGAACACCTTTTGGGTTGTTCAGGTTTTGGTCAATATTATCTAATATAGCTAAATCAAAAGTGAAACGAGCGTTTTTGTGTGATGGTGGTATGTCTTTTCCATCCTCGTCTTTTTTACCAAGGTACCACTCACCTGAGAAGTTAACACCCTTTTTTGGGACCTCCCCATCTTTCCCATTCCAG includes:
- a CDS encoding MBL fold metallo-hydrolase; its protein translation is MLQIRWHGHACFEITNEITVVTDPHDGRSIGIPAPSAKGDIILVSHDHYDHNSVKSVEKDDSKVITDERKRNIANVQIEGISVFHDESHGMKRGKNIIYKFTVDGINFCHLGDLGHKLDEETLNKIGQVDILFIPVGGTFTIDAEKAWDTIDKIKPKIAIPMHYKIGGLSLPIAGLDHFLDKSKYRVLKVGNEIDIEKEDLPSEPEIWTFTL